The region AGTTCTAGCTCTGTCTTTGCCCTCTAGTCGGGAGAGAAGCTCAGGTGGCCTGTCTCTGCTTTCGTGCTTTAAGTCCACACCGTTCCTGGCTCTCTCTTTGCTATCCTGTCGTGGTAAGAGCTCAGGCGCCTGATCCGGCAGTTTCTCTCTGCTTTCGTGTCTACAGTCTACACCGTTTCTTGCCCTTTCCTTGCTGTCTTGTCTCGGTAACAGCTCAGGTGGCTGATCCAgcagtctgtctctgtctttgccGTCCTGTCTCAACGAAGGCTCCATTCCATGTCCCCCGCCCCGATCTTTGCTGTCTCTCCTTAGTAGCAGATCACCATTGCTAAGCCCTCTGTCCTTGGAGTCTCTTCTTATCAACGGGATGGGCTCTACACTGCTGCAGCCCAGTTCCCTGCTATCCCTGCGGACAGGTGGCGCATCTCCAATGCTATAAGTACGGTCTTTACTGTTGCGTCTGTTGGGAAGGGGCTCTACGTTGCTGCTCCCTCTATCCttatttttgtctctgtctttgtctttgtgtttgtctctgtctttgtctctgtctttgtctttgtctttgtctttgtctttgtctttgcctttgtctctgtctttgtccttaTCTTTGTCTCTCCGGTGAGAAGACTCTTTGCTGTGGCGATCCTTGGAGTCTCGCTTGGACTCCTTGCTGTGACCGTGGCTGTGGCGCTCCTTGCCCTCACGCTTGGACTCGCTGTGAGACTTGCTTTTGGACTCGGctgtaaaagaataaaaacactgaaatgattGAACCATCCAAGCTGATTCTTCTTCAATTGATAACACACTGGAAATActcaaaataaattgtttaaatacatatgtaaatggtaaattggggggaaaaaataaataataaatgctgtttttctgtttcaagTTCCTGCTCTACCATATATCCTCTAGGTGTCACTCACTACTCACTGCATTGAGGCAGCTGCAGTAAATGAGTGGAGTTAGATGAGTCAATATGTGGGCTAACAGGCATTAGAGTTGCATTCGTCTTGGTATATTATAATACACACTATAATTATctattctacttttttttacaaaattacctttttttgtaaatatttttcattgtacTGTTCTCTCACCTGAAAATCTACAAAATAATACAGTACCATAAAATAACTATGGTTAccaatatgaaacatattctaAAACATTACCACTACCAATTGATGTCCCTGtgtttaacttattttttttactttgactcTTACTTAGCATACACATAATATTCCAGTCTGTGTGCAATGAAAATGCTAATATAGAGCAATATGTGTGTCACTGATTCAAGGCTCAATAAAGACATTATAGATCATCACtgcacaaataaacatatatgtgCATGGTTGCTGTGCCTCTATATGGTTTCTATATGGACTTACAGTACCATGCACAAGCCTCCCTTATCATGCCCATCCCTTGTCATGTTAtgtgtgtcatacatgtttttttagtgtgtgtatgagagGGAGTGTGGCGATTAACCAGTTGGTAAGTGGGTCAGACTAGCTGTTGCTGCCTCTATCGCCtaagtgagggagagaaaagaaaaaaaatcaacctccATTCATTGTTCTAGGTTTGTGTGCTCATTACAATGTGTGTGCTTCCAGCCAGTcacagagcaacacacacaacctgTCAGTCCCGTAGCCCCATGTGGTGCTTGAATACAGGTGTTGTgattaagaaattaaaaaaataaaaaaacctgccaGCACAGCCCATCCTTGATGTATAGAAAGCATATGTAAACTGCTTACAAACCACATGGGGCTCAAGAACAGAATACTTTCAAAGTGCTTATTGGTAAGACATCACTGGGACTTAAATGCACCCATGTACAATCTAGCCATCCCTTAATGTCAGACAGAATTCAACAGATACAGTATATGCAAGACAGTGCATAGAAAACACAGTATTAAACAGCAAACGTGCCCTAATTGGCACATGCACACCAACTGGAAGATGTACTCATAAGTCAAAATAGCATAAATCATAAATTGTCTCAGCTTCCACCAACCCCATCTGCACAGCTGCCACAGCTACCTGATTGGCTCAATCGTGACTAGAGGATGTGCTGATTGGACAGAAAAGAGAATCTGAAATCCTCTGATCAGGTGCAGATTTGAGTTCAGAGCCACAGCTATCTCGTGCTTATTGCTTGGTTGTAGACCGGCATGCCctgagctgtgattggctgcattACCCATGAGGAGGGAATCTGCAAATAAGAAACAGGGATTTCTCCTCCTTCCACTGTTGCTATGTTGTAGTTGCTAAGAGCTTAGAGTAAGGATGGATGTGTGGagtctttgtagttattttatgatttatgttcaAAATGTGCTTGAATAAATTTCTGTTAAGGAGCATTTGATGAGGGGTTTTAGTTCAGTATTTTAAATTCCTTTGCATAGTACAGCTCAGCTCTGAATAGTTATATGTCAACTATAGGGTCAAATTCCATGTTAAACCTCACTCTAAATCATTACATGCTCTAGATAAATGTATTAGTGATCAAATACTGCATGACATGCCTGCATATGAACTACACTATACTTCATGATTTATGGAAATACCCTCTAGCTTATCTAGTTTCGTTTAATGCCTGCAGccatatacatttaatttgtataaaataattttcaaaatatttaacatggcttttttaacaaaaaataaaaacagttttacagCGTTATGCATGAAAACGTTAATTTGTGACTGACCATATGATAAAGTTACCATGAGTGGTTAAGTGTTTCTACACCATTTCATTTTGGTGGAGTTTTGCGTGTAGCATGGCTATCTGTATTTAAACATgatgtttacatatttaaaagtaatgCTGCCTGACGGCATAATGCCATGAGTAGGTTTGAGGGACCTGCTGTCCGCTTTAGTCTCTAATCCCCTCAGATTAAATCATACGATCTGTATCGGACTTGGCGAGCTAGGCCTAGATTAATGGAGGGTTGCACAGAGCGCCGTGGAAATCATGCATGGCAATGTATAATTTAGCAGGGTTAAACATGTGAACGCAAAACAGGGATGAATTACACTGATTAGGGAACCGAGGACTACTTATTGGTGTTCGCTCCAGAGTTTACTGCAGCCAAAGCTTTTAGACACTGACACCTTCCATGTTGGCCATAAACACTCTAGGATGTTACTCCTGCTCTCCTGGTTGTTATTCTGAGACTTTGCAGCTCGTCTCCAGTGTTGGtagggttgtttttttcattaattctCTCAACTAGACCCTCTTACAGAATATACAGGCTGGGGTAAGATTCATAAAAGGAGATGCAGTTATAAACTGTCAATACGCTTCTGGGAtcaaagagacataaataaatatgtgcacATGTCTTTGTGCCCTGTGCTTCATTACGTTCCAAAATGAGAAGACAAATGTGTGAAATGACTCACTCTCTCCAGGCTCTTTAGACTTCCTGCCACTGGCATTTTTCTTCAGCATGTTCCTACCAGTCGTGAACAGGTTGGTTAGTTCGTCCAGTGGGCTGGTGGGTGTCCGTGAACGACCCGTTGACACATTCTGCATGGAGCCATGGAGTCGACCCACACCGTCCTGGGGCGGCGAGCCTTTGCCGTGAGGGGTGGCAGAGGCACTCCGCGGCAGACCACCGGGGAACGGCATGGGAGCGTCAAATGGAGGTGTACGCATGAGGctgagaggggtgagacagCGGCCCATGCTGACCGGCGATGGGCAAGCGGAGTGGCTTCGCTGataggaggatgaagaggaggatttGTAGAGGGTACAGGGTAGAGGAGGCGCAGAGGAGCGGCCGGACACGGTGAGGGTTGGGGTGGCGGTGAGCTCCCTGCGGAGGTGTGCAGAGGAGGGCGGTTCGTTGGAGGATGTTGGAGATTTGCTGTAGGGTTGGTTCTCCAGCATGGGCAGTTTGGCTACATCTAGAGGGGTGAGGGGGGACTCGTCTGAGTTCGGGGAGCACTGGGCCGGCGCCGGTGGGAACACCAGAAGCGGAGGCCGATGGGTGAGTAAATTAGGAAAGGGTGCAGGAATGTCACACAGTGGAATGTTTCGTGGGGTGGAGCAGCGACTGAGAGGTTCAGGGTCATAGGGCGCCGGGGTGGGGCAGGCCGAGCGACACCCCACAGGGTCAGTGCGGTACTCCATATCATCCAGAGCCGGGTACTTCATCTCCTCGTACACAGACTCTCCTGGCTCCTCGTCCTCGCTCTTCAGGGGTTCTCTGGGGCCGACGTCGATCCCGCCCATCTCGATGTAGACGGGTTCGTCTTCACAGTCGTCCGTGGGGCTCTCGTCACTCTGTGGGGGCGAGTTGTTGCGTTCGCAGGGGGATGTGACGTGGTGGAGGGGTCTGACCCCGCTGCCGGCGTGGATCTTGATGTAGGACTCATCGAAGGAAACGCTCAGTTGCGTGTTGGGGTTCCTCTTAGGTTTGGGCGGCGGCACCCTCCTGCAGTCCTCGCTGCATCCTTGAGCTCCtaaaggagggaaagaaagaaggtCAAAACACAAACCCATTGGAAAGAATCACATTTACAAGCACTTTTTGACAACAGAAAGTATACTGTTTATTCATTGTTTGCTGGTTCTTTAATTTTTAGAGGGGAGGACATGCAGCAAAGCGCTTCGGTTTGATTGGCCATCTGCAGTAAGGCTTTAGAACATGGCGCGCCTGGTCCACCAGGTGAGCTACCGTggcatcttcttcttcatcattctGACTATTTGGTTGTGGAATGAGACATGATAACataatgttttcacatttctctTCTGTTGCTACTTTCTGCAAAGCTATAATACACAAGTGAATCATTGTCATTAACATAAAGCCTACTGCAGTTTTGTGGGTCAGATGTAGGTCAACGTGTATAGCTGAGAGCAATATCTTGAGTCAGATATGTGGGAATAGTCGGGGCATATGCATCTTTCTAGGTCACATATATGGCAGTGGAGTAATATGTGAGTATAGTATCTGggtcacacacactgtggaaCTTCTTTCTGATAGTGGTGACGTAGCATTGCAGAGTGAATCTCTTTAGATGTGGTGCAGTGAGGCTGATGGTACAGCGTTCAACGTCGATAGATAGTACAGTGCGGTCCTAATGCTAGTTTACTCACAGTAGACGGCACTCTTTACTACTGAGTTGCTCACAGTGTATTTCTAGGTCAGACACTGCAATGTTTTGGAAGAGTAGCGTCCCTTTCTCTGATAGGCAGGGAGAGATAAGAGTGGTTAACAGCCGGACCACGTCGGAAAATCTAAAAACTGCAGATTTTACACCTTTAATAATTCAGATGCCAGATGGCCCAGACACACGCATACTTCCTGTAAGTGTATGACTCACCAGCATCCCTACATGCATGCACACGTGCACTGCACATGCCTATACATTCAGAGCGGGAAATTAGGACAGGCATGTACacattttaacacacaaactaaaGTCAATCCTTCCAGAAAATGGGAGTCTTAATGTGTAGGGggctttctgtctcttttcgGTTGCATCTGAATGTATAGCTTTGCAGGACATGCTGCAGGAAATTAAATGGAAAGTAATAGATAGATTAGATTAGGGTCTGTTATTTAAATTGAGAAAACAATGCAAGATATCAAGAAAATCCTGGAGGTGAAACAAAACTTTGTAATGTGTCCAGGTTGATGTTGATGATGCCGAATTGAACTGAGGATGACAAATAGGCTGGTTCCATTGTCTCCTCATAACCATTAATAAGGTGTTAATAGAAGATTTGGTTAAAACCAGATGTTTAATTTGACTGACATCCTCACATTCTTGTGAACTCTGTCCCTTTCTATCTGTATTTATGTGCATCTATCGGTGTGTGCATACAGCTATGTGCACAGAGCAGTGTAACTGTGCAGctttttaattaacaaatgCATTATTACGCTAACAGGTTTGCACGGTATTTATGATGAATCTGTCGCTCCACACATCTCTTACTCCCTGTCccttctgctctcctctccatctctctgttgctccctcttctccccctcccccctgcAGCGGATGTGTTTACCCCGcaaacccccctccccctccctctcctcctggggAAAACGAAATCTAGGTCAATCGCTCCTCCTGAATGAATTCTACTCCGACAAGCTCCTCCCCTTCCAGCTACAGCGCCAGCTACCGAGCACGCAAACCTCCTCTCAGCCAGGGACACCCCCACACTCTCACTCGGATTGGCTGCGCAGCCTCACACTTCAGTATCTCCGAAGCCCTATTGGCTCGAACTGCTCAGCCAttctgtgattggctgggctGCAGGGGGTCTTGTTTCTGTGGGATGGTTGCCGTGGTGCCCAGGAAGATCTGTGTGCACATAGAGAGATCCCCACCAATCTGAGCCGGGCTGGGCGGACTCCCTAAGCATCACATTGGCAACGAACCATCCAAAATGAGTCAAAAGTTCCTGCAACCTCTAAATCACAGCCACCTGCCACAAAGACTATGATAATACTCTAAATGTCAGTTTGATTTTGCAGTGTTTGTTAGTTTTTGTTAGTGCTCAGCACATGCACTGTCTCAAATAAAACTGTTAAGCTGTGTGCATTTGCTACAGCAGCGATTGTATCTGTGGCTCGTTGAGGGAAACATTACTTCTGCTCAATTAATTCCGGTCCTATTCATTAACGCTTTCTTACACTGAGCTGATGTACTATAATTATGCCCTCTGTTGCATCCATGGCCAAACGGGcatactgtgtttgtttattttgcttcaGAGAACTGACTTCAGAAATTGCTGCAGGGCGCTTCTTCTGGATCTTGATCAAATGTCGGCCTTGGCAGTTTTAACTGGAGGGAAAATTGTTGGGTCTTTATTGATAATATGCCTTGTAGAAATACATAAGTTAGTAAGTCAGTTTTAAATGAGGTCAAAGAAATGTCAAGACACTTCTGTCGTCTTTATGTGCTCCGACAACAGCTTTGACAACTGACTATGTCACCAATGACCTTCTATAGCCAGCACCAACTTCTTGAATGAAGTTACTAGAGCTTTGACTTAATACACAGAACGTGTTACTATATTAATGATATCAGGACATTACTCTCAGAGAGGAGAAACGGACAATATTCAAAGCCTGGTAAACTACTGAGTGAAAGACATAGTGGATATATAACACCTGATGATTACATACTAGATTTATCCGTCGGACAAaggaaaatattcatatttgtttatcTGACTGTAACTGGAAGTAAAAGAGGACAATGGAAAGTCCACCAAAGTTACAAATTATCCATGATCTTCCAGCCCTTTTCTTTACGGAATGACGTCCAATATTGCTGTAGTCTGTGTATTTAATTGTTCTGGAGTATTTGTAAATTGGTCCACTGTCATTCAAATATACTAAGGAAGGGTTTTTCCTTGCACAATAGCCAAACCTTTCCAGACAAGTCAGTGTGGTGCAGCACACATTTTGTCAGACTCTTTTAATGTAGTTCATTGAACTGCAGGTTatcacatttttgtgtgttaacgTGGGTTTAACTCCATTGTACTTATAGCTCCTTTTTAACATCAATTTGCCACGATGGTACTTAGAGTGAAGTATGCAGTGAATAGCTAGATGTCATGTCATTGTAGGAGGAACGCTGTTGAGGAGGGCACTGCAGAGAGCGGCTATATATAGCGCAGCAGTTTGGTGTGAAGTGCCACCACCACTCACCGTCACATCTCTCCCCGCGGCAGGTGGACGTGGGACTGTGGTCCACCGCCTCAGACGACATGCTCAGCTTGGTGGCCGGGTCCCTCCTGGGCTTGGGTGGGGGCTGCTTCCTAGAGGTCGGGCTACctacttcctcctctcctccacccccaTTGTTCCCACCGCCCACAGAGTGGAGGGACTGGGAGCGTACGGAGAAGCCCTGCCCGCAGGCGAGGGCATGAGGGTGGGGCATGGGCATGCGTTCCTGGGGGTCCGGCATTGTAATGGAGCCCATGCGTAAGTGCTTGCCTTCGGTCGCaatgtcctcacctgtcctaaAACAGGAAGCAAcgaagcgagagagagagagagagagagagagagagagagagagcgggagatggaagagaggacagagacagggtCAAGGACACAGAACTACATTtgtaaatatgaataacaaatacaaaagaagatgcaaaaaaatgtaaacaatgcagaataagagagagagaacaatcTGTTCATCCCCTGGAGTGTGCCTTTAATTCTGTGCCAGTGGCTCAAATGGTATGAGCGCTAACTTAAAAATATCAGGCATGTTAGTGCCACTGAAAACAGGGGCTCTTTCAGGCTAAAGCATTGATTTAAGTTTAACCCTGGATGTGACCGATGCTGCTCACACGGCCATACGCATCATGACACCATGGAAGTCCCCCCCGTAAACAATCAATCCCTTTAAATGGATGATTGGCCCAAATGGAGAGTTAATGATGTCTGAGTGTTGTGTGGCAATGGGGGGAAAGGAGGGCTgcgtgtgtatgagtgtgtgtgtgtgtgtgtgtgtgtgtgtgtgtgtgtgtgtgtgtgtgtgtgtgtgtgtgtgtgtgtgtgtgtgtgtgtgtgtgtgtgtgtgttgcagagtaAATGAGCTCAAGATCTGACTTTGTTCGTGTACAAAAAAGCCGTGACAAGTATGCAATCTATACACACTTGATATCGGCAGTTGATGTATTTAATTATTCTAAAATCAGAGTCACAACTGAGCTCAATGTCagagatttaaatgttttaaacaaatggAATGAATTTGCATGTGTGGCTTCACAAATCCCTATCTTGTGCAAGTGTTTGCACGCATGTGGGCGTGTATGTATGCGTGTCTTTGTGACCCCTCTGTGTGTGACTTTGCTGACTCTGACTCCCTCCCGGCCAGCTGCTGAACAGAAGGTGCTTGGTGGGGTGGGTTCATTGGTCAGGGGCTTAACTTTGCCTAGCAACAGGGTACCCATAGAAACCAGACACAAAACCAATCTAATTCCAgcacacattaataataaagcCACCCTGCGCATCATTCAACATTTTACCacatcacattttgtttaaagaTACAAGAGAAAGGTGCCTGCTGCAACCTGTAGAGCTAAGTAGCCAGTGTTATTGGGAAGAAAGCAGATGCACAAAATCTCATGTTTACTTACTAAACTATTAGTTTTACTATGTTTTCGGGCTCATTTAGAGGTGGTCTTGGTACTTGTACTAACTGTTGCATAGCTGAGACTGTTTATTGATGGTGCAAGCTCGAATTTGGAGCAAAGACATAGAAAAAGGAGTAAACCAATATCCAATTCAAAATATGATCGGACATAAAAGATTATACAAGCAactcaaaataatataaattaaatgacaGTACACACGTTAGTTTTGgggtttaaatgtaaaaatgtaaacgtttcagaaatatacaaatacattaaaatggTTAGCTTACAATAGTATATAAATCCAGATCAATATGACCATGATATGATTTAAGCAATAGGCAGAAAAGGGAATAACAGTTTGGTGTGTTttggaaaaagacagagaacTGGACAGTTTCAAAATCTGAAAGAAAATCTAAacctaaaatgaaaaataaggaATTGCACAGACATTCCAAATGTTTTGGGGAATGGTATGAAACATGCTTTACAAATACTGGGATATAAGATCCTTATGAGTTGTTTAGTGCTCTATCTCTGTAATGTCTCTGAAGAAAGTGTGATAGGAAGTAATAGTTATCTGGTAAAAATATTGCTACTAGCAAGCAAAAAACTCTAACCATAAATTGGGGAGAGGTAGCATCACTGACATCTTTCCAACATTAAatctgtggggaaaaaaggacCCATCTTGGGACTATAAAAAGAACAACTGGAACAAAAAATGGGAAAATTTACAATTTAAGGGacacaaaatgtccaaaaagaCTTTATAAAGCTTTatatcagtttttgttttcttgtttgtcatTTATACATGTCATTTCTtaattgttgaaaatgtttatgCCAATTAAGatctaagtaaaaaaaaaagtagaaaatctCCCAGGGAATTCAGCCACAGGTGTCAACAGTCGCTTCCTCTCATGTGTTTTTGGTGTGTGCATCTGCTGTGACAGCGTGCATGCACATCCCCTATTCAtggattgtgtgtgttggtgggtgGGTGTGACTGGATTATTTATAGGATATTTGCCCAGTGATTGGCTAGAGGACAGACCACAGGTGCACTTGGACCAGTTGGAGTTGAGATGTCGCAGGGCagctctggctctctctctcactgtgacACCATGCGACAGGACGAACAAcgtcacagagaaaaacaaaacactgaaggaGATCttgaggggagagaaaaaaagattgaagaAAGGATGTCTATCTGTGAATACGCACATGTTTGCACGAAGAGAAAGAAGTCGTTTAGAATTTGCAAGCATATGCAAATCTAAGTAaatttaggtgtgtgtgtgtgtgtttatgaacacGATTGCACGTTTAAACAAATTTGTGGACGTCtgtctgttggtgtgtgtgtgtgtgtgtgttgtgagtgtgtgtgcatgactgTGTGAATAACTTCTGCTGATGAAATACAATAATAGAAACCCAGAGTGAGATAGCAGCAGGCAGGAAGGCCCGCCTCACTCAAACCTAACGTGCTGATCTGATTGGCCTGTGGCTGTTCCAGCTGTCACCAGGCAGAACACATCTCCTGTAACTGAGCTCACACTTAATCTCTCTctaacaggttttttttttcctattctctcccccacccccctccccacACACTTTTAGACACATTTGCTCTAACAAGCTCTTTCACCCTCACACAATCACAGAGGCCATTTGTTCTTCGCCTCTCAGAAACTCATATATGATATCTTCATGTTGTTCATCCtgtccatgcacacacacatgaatcctcacacactctctctctctctctctcattcagtTACTGTAAAAATGGGTCGTCTCATTGACCTACTTATAGGCCTCATGAAAAATCCAGttatttttttagacttttcCTCCAGTGACTGTGTATTAATATTTTAGCTTTGGCAACAGCTGAGAGACAGTGGAAGCAGGACAGTAGATGCCACTTTCCTCAGGCATCGCCCTGTCCGGTTTACCAATCACAGGCCTGCATCAGACTGCTAGTAACAACGGAAGCAGGGACATGTTGCTGGCAAGTGATAAAAGGAAGTCCAGGATAGATTTTTGAGAGACTCTAACTAAGCTGTCTATCTCATTCCTGAGGTAAAAAGTTGAGCTCTAACTCAGCTTCGAGTGATGAACAGTACCTATACTCTACAATTCACTCTCTACGGACACTAACGATGGCAGCAGAGAAACAGCTCTTTTTTAATCACGGGACCTATTGACAGAAATGTGACATGGTTCAAAGGGTTCCTGTATGAATCAGTTTAGAAAATCCACAATGTACAGCCCTCAAAGCCAGATCAATGTAATCATCTGCTGAAATACTTTGTACCGAGTCTGACAGAAGGGAAATGATTTTTAGATTCCATGACATCATTGGACAGCATTTCCCATAAGCTTTCCCCACTACACACTGATCACCATTAGATTAATTGTTTGTCCACAAGCTCAGATAAATAATGCGATGTCTTCTGTGAAGCTACCTATATGCACTGTGTACTTTTTTCCATGACTGAAATTCCCAATGAATACTCTTTTTTGATTGCGGACTTGTATACCTGTTCAGATGTGATTAGtcctaaaatgtaattaaaagggCTATAATTCCATGTTAGAGCACGGAAACAACCAGCGCAGCAGATTAAGAACTCATGTTCATTGCTCTGGAAGCA is a window of Anoplopoma fimbria isolate UVic2021 breed Golden Eagle Sablefish chromosome 3, Afim_UVic_2022, whole genome shotgun sequence DNA encoding:
- the nyap2b gene encoding neuronal tyrosine-phosphorylated phosphoinositide-3-kinase adapter 2, translating into MSSKEEETLRFFQYVEENGLRAYNGLVAQNLDHARNERNRTYLQEKNDKKRKQEEAIRRTGEDIATEGKHLRMGSITMPDPQERMPMPHPHALACGQGFSVRSQSLHSVGGGNNGGGGEEEVGSPTSRKQPPPKPRRDPATKLSMSSEAVDHSPTSTCRGERCDGAQGCSEDCRRVPPPKPKRNPNTQLSVSFDESYIKIHAGSGVRPLHHVTSPCERNNSPPQSDESPTDDCEDEPVYIEMGGIDVGPREPLKSEDEEPGESVYEEMKYPALDDMEYRTDPVGCRSACPTPAPYDPEPLSRCSTPRNIPLCDIPAPFPNLLTHRPPLLVFPPAPAQCSPNSDESPLTPLDVAKLPMLENQPYSKSPTSSNEPPSSAHLRRELTATPTLTVSGRSSAPPLPCTLYKSSSSSSYQRSHSACPSPVSMGRCLTPLSLMRTPPFDAPMPFPGGLPRSASATPHGKGSPPQDGVGRLHGSMQNVSTGRSRTPTSPLDELTNLFTTGRNMLKKNASGRKSKEPGETESKSKSHSESKREGKERHSHGHSKESKRDSKDRHSKESSHRRDKDKDKDRDKDAPPVRRDSRELGCSSVEPIPLIRRDSKDRGLSNGDLLLRRDSKDRGGGHGMEPSLRQDGKDRDRLLDQPPELLPRQDSKERARNGVDCRHESREKLPDQAPELLPRQDSKERARNGVDLKHESRDRPPELLSRLEGKDRARTGAEFRHDSKDDRPDLLPLQDVKERARNDMEHRHEGRIDQPPEILPRQETSRSSNSKDRVGYGSESKHEGRDRSCHNGGDLPPPPLPRQDSKDLSRTGLEVRRDSKDRSLNGSEQQQQHHYDAKSTKSPSAVEYRGDSKERGHRSEGTPRRDNRGNYSTDQSKAQERNGSTVSGQHSTTTTPTHHGRSSGSPPTTMGTGNDLKVAPKYGRSPSMPANPSPLGTPQRKAAETHQSQMPQMPWICGDTTMLEQIERKRTLCMEIRSRQHPHLQRSLERPLPPPPDRNEDRHQERSQCKQESASVLPGWGKSSGGKKIRPPPYPTQKTVFWDTAI